From Neobacillus sp. PS2-9, the proteins below share one genomic window:
- a CDS encoding DUF4256 domain-containing protein produces MTKRKMELSLEQHEELLSTLKARFEKNMNRHEGLEWANVQAKLEAHTEKLWSLNEMEGTGGEPDVVGYDQETGEYIFYDCSAESPKGRRSVCYDRKALESRKQHKPENSVMDMATAMGIELLTEEQYRELQKLGNFDLKTSSWVQTPDNIRKLGGALFCDRRYDTVFVYHNGAESYYAARGFRGELRV; encoded by the coding sequence ATGACAAAGAGAAAAATGGAGTTATCACTAGAACAACATGAAGAACTACTCAGTACATTGAAAGCCCGTTTTGAGAAAAATATGAACCGACATGAAGGTCTTGAATGGGCTAATGTACAAGCTAAGCTCGAGGCTCATACGGAAAAACTGTGGTCGCTCAATGAAATGGAGGGAACTGGTGGTGAACCGGATGTTGTTGGCTATGATCAAGAGACGGGCGAATACATTTTTTATGATTGTTCAGCGGAAAGTCCTAAAGGTCGCAGAAGTGTTTGTTACGACCGTAAAGCATTGGAGTCAAGAAAACAACATAAACCAGAAAATAGCGTGATGGATATGGCAACTGCCATGGGCATTGAGCTTTTAACGGAAGAACAATACCGGGAACTGCAGAAACTTGGAAACTTTGATTTAAAAACGTCAAGCTGGGTGCAAACACCTGACAATATTAGAAAACTTGGCGGGGCCCTCTTTTGTGATCGTCGCTACGACACCGTCTTTGTGTACCACAATGGAGCAGAATCCTACTATGCTGCAAGGGGTTTCCGTGGCGAGCTAAGGGTCTAA
- a CDS encoding GNAT family N-acetyltransferase, which produces MIINQRDFNVKGLDYVIRTAVESDAIVLSELRVEIDGETENMDREKGEAFIDQACFEKIIETDTNHPRRLFLVAEVDGRIVGYSRCEGHDLKRFLHKVEFGLGVLKDFWGYGIGKNLMIETISWADANGIKKIVLAGVVETNEKAIELYKRLGFEIEGLMKNDRILSDGKYYNTYMMGRCKE; this is translated from the coding sequence ATGATTATTAATCAACGAGATTTCAATGTTAAAGGATTAGACTACGTGATTAGAACTGCTGTGGAAAGTGACGCAATAGTTTTGTCAGAATTAAGAGTAGAGATTGATGGAGAGACCGAAAATATGGACAGAGAAAAAGGAGAGGCGTTCATAGACCAGGCCTGTTTTGAAAAGATTATTGAAACGGATACTAACCATCCTAGACGCTTATTTTTAGTTGCAGAAGTGGACGGGCGAATTGTAGGTTATTCAAGATGTGAAGGTCATGATTTAAAAAGATTCTTACATAAAGTGGAATTTGGTTTAGGTGTTTTGAAGGATTTCTGGGGATATGGGATTGGAAAGAATCTAATGATAGAAACTATCTCGTGGGCTGACGCCAACGGCATTAAAAAAATAGTGTTAGCTGGTGTTGTGGAAACGAATGAAAAGGCGATTGAACTGTACAAAAGGCTCGGCTTTGAAATTGAAGGTCTAATGAAAAACGACCGAATCCTCTCAGATGGAAAATACTATAACACTTATATGATGGGAAGATGTAAGGAATAG
- a CDS encoding CBO0543 family protein produces the protein MNMERWILIGFSSLCIIALFKLIPRSKARDAWVLFTFLQIITWPAGLFAVEKGWIEYPTQLFPHVNQYNRTSFSFEFFLFPIVAVFFSLYYPAKVKPKGAIIYYLSFTGFFTICEVLLERYTNLVKYHEWKWYWTLITVMISLFLNHKYYSWFKKRLVKVENV, from the coding sequence ATGAATATGGAAAGATGGATTCTTATAGGTTTTTCATCTCTGTGCATTATTGCACTCTTCAAATTGATCCCCAGGAGTAAAGCAAGAGATGCCTGGGTTTTATTTACCTTTCTTCAAATAATCACTTGGCCGGCGGGCTTATTTGCAGTCGAGAAAGGGTGGATTGAATATCCGACACAGTTATTCCCGCATGTTAATCAATACAACCGGACAAGCTTCTCCTTTGAGTTCTTCCTTTTCCCTATTGTTGCGGTGTTTTTTAGTTTGTATTATCCAGCTAAGGTTAAACCTAAAGGTGCAATTATCTACTATTTATCCTTTACTGGTTTCTTCACCATTTGCGAAGTCCTGCTTGAAAGGTATACCAACCTTGTGAAATATCATGAGTGGAAATGGTATTGGACGTTAATCACTGTTATGATTTCGTTATTTTTAAATCATAAGTATTATTCGTGGTTTAAAAAAAGACTGGTTAAGGTTGAAAACGTATGA
- a CDS encoding CBO0543 family protein — MRIEILILVSSWIICIFLLLRYVPVDKKRYAHITFLFSSTIAWIYEYLQVILGLVEFPFREFEVASKMSFSLHYFVYPTFCVFFILFYPLEKGKLRIIVHFLLNSIAISTYTLLIEKYSSLIDYLKWNWFSSVLSNLILIYVIKKFVFWFKKGLV, encoded by the coding sequence ATGAGAATTGAAATTCTTATTTTGGTGTCTTCATGGATCATATGCATATTTTTATTGTTGAGATATGTACCAGTCGACAAAAAGAGGTATGCCCATATCACCTTTTTATTTTCTTCAACAATCGCATGGATTTATGAGTATCTCCAAGTGATTCTAGGGTTGGTAGAGTTCCCATTTAGAGAATTTGAAGTTGCGTCTAAAATGAGTTTTTCTCTTCACTATTTTGTCTATCCAACATTCTGTGTGTTTTTTATTCTTTTTTATCCTTTGGAAAAAGGCAAACTAAGAATCATTGTTCATTTTCTGCTGAACTCCATTGCCATTTCAACCTACACACTACTCATCGAAAAATATAGTTCATTAATCGATTATTTAAAGTGGAACTGGTTCTCGAGTGTGTTAAGTAATTTAATCCTTATTTATGTAATAAAGAAATTTGTATTTTGGTTTAAAAAAGGGCTCGTGTAA
- a CDS encoding SEC-C metal-binding domain-containing protein: MNGTQLDKKTQDTLLRAVDRAKDHSRQLEMRREKELWKEIDTPCRHIDLLSLLKKHELDSIRKRLDLKGLSTLNKGALASELERLIPIHFEKILHKLDQERYDLIHEIVKNSKYTIKNNEISISKVETLMEWGIIFPGIEQGQRFLTMPAELVELFSKIDGPELKNIICRNTEWIGLTHGMLYYYGVMETFLILQKVRQYTQQKVDSLEYLHVFSAASKYYGQAKFSSNGVSLEDDRVFETEGIIDEHNKRSSIDFYPFTKEQLLNAGETGYIDRVPAMDKFLGFLLEHYDLTQPEIEDLAMQLINIINMDDHPSMMIKYLNSRLEFPTFEFVQEITAHAMEIYNQTRMWILKGYSPSELAQEEMKHLLPLPSVDENKKVGRNDPCPCGSGKKYKKCCGK, from the coding sequence ATGAATGGTACACAGTTGGATAAAAAAACACAAGACACTTTACTACGTGCGGTAGATCGTGCAAAGGATCATAGTCGACAGTTGGAAATGAGAAGAGAAAAGGAACTTTGGAAAGAAATCGATACGCCATGCCGCCACATTGACTTATTAAGTTTGTTGAAAAAGCATGAATTGGATAGTATCCGTAAAAGACTTGACCTTAAAGGTCTTAGCACACTCAATAAGGGTGCGTTAGCTAGTGAGCTTGAACGATTGATCCCGATTCATTTTGAAAAGATCCTACATAAGTTAGATCAAGAGAGATATGACCTCATCCATGAAATTGTTAAGAACTCTAAATATACCATTAAGAATAATGAAATTTCTATTTCAAAAGTTGAAACACTCATGGAGTGGGGGATTATTTTCCCCGGTATTGAGCAGGGCCAAAGGTTCTTAACCATGCCTGCTGAACTTGTAGAGCTATTTTCAAAAATAGATGGACCTGAGCTGAAGAATATTATTTGTCGGAATACCGAGTGGATCGGCCTCACTCATGGGATGCTTTACTATTATGGGGTTATGGAAACATTTCTTATTTTACAGAAGGTACGACAATATACTCAGCAAAAAGTGGATAGTTTAGAATACTTACATGTTTTTTCAGCTGCAAGTAAGTATTACGGGCAAGCAAAATTTTCGTCCAATGGGGTTAGTCTAGAAGATGACCGAGTATTTGAGACCGAAGGAATTATCGATGAACATAACAAGCGATCTAGTATCGACTTTTATCCTTTTACAAAGGAACAGTTGTTAAACGCGGGAGAGACTGGTTATATTGACCGAGTACCTGCCATGGACAAGTTCCTAGGGTTCCTATTAGAACATTATGATTTAACCCAGCCAGAAATTGAAGATTTGGCCATGCAGTTAATCAATATCATTAATATGGATGACCATCCATCGATGATGATTAAGTATTTAAATTCACGGCTTGAGTTTCCTACCTTTGAATTTGTGCAAGAAATAACCGCGCATGCAATGGAGATTTATAACCAGACACGCATGTGGATACTAAAAGGATATTCACCTTCTGAGCTGGCTCAAGAAGAAATGAAGCACTTGCTTCCATTACCATCTGTTGATGAGAATAAAAAAGTAGGTCGTAATGATCCGTGCCCTTGTGGAAGCGGGAAGAAATATAAGAAGTGTTGTGGAAAATAA
- a CDS encoding sigma-70 family RNA polymerase sigma factor produces the protein MKVSYLRDREILSWYEEFNEPIFKYIFMMIQDYQQAEDLRHEVFLKAYVHYDSFRRQSNPKTWLYSMAHNLTIDFIRKRKPILFLQEAFLFKKDPNPLPEEKIEIKESAYELYKALGAIKDSYREVIILRKIKEFSIEETAEILGWSDSKVKSTLFRAIPVLEKQLLKEGYLLEETI, from the coding sequence ATGAAGGTGTCGTATCTACGAGATAGAGAGATATTGAGTTGGTATGAGGAGTTTAACGAACCTATTTTTAAGTATATTTTTATGATGATACAGGATTATCAGCAAGCAGAAGATTTAAGGCACGAAGTCTTTTTAAAGGCCTATGTTCATTATGATTCCTTTCGGCGTCAATCCAACCCAAAAACGTGGCTTTATAGTATGGCGCATAATCTAACCATTGATTTTATCCGAAAGCGGAAGCCGATATTATTTTTACAAGAAGCGTTTTTGTTTAAGAAGGATCCGAATCCGTTACCTGAAGAAAAGATAGAAATAAAAGAGAGTGCATATGAACTTTATAAAGCATTGGGGGCCATTAAAGATTCCTACAGGGAAGTGATTATCTTGCGGAAAATTAAAGAGTTTTCGATTGAGGAAACAGCGGAGATTTTAGGCTGGTCTGATAGTAAGGTGAAATCTACTCTTTTTCGAGCGATTCCCGTATTGGAGAAGCAACTGTTAAAGGAGGGATATCTGCTTGAAGAAACCATATAA
- a CDS encoding pentapeptide repeat-containing protein: MKIDSPRISPDRSTKRFHDIFYEEDSILEMCTIVDSVFENEVVDRVRLSNAVVKNCRFNQTDFGSGDFTDVCFENCDFSNVNLSKASIHRVEFKNCKLVGVNFAESSFGNVGFTNSVLNLATFGNSKLEKVVFQDVSLRNTDFYDCKLKKVDYQFCQLDGANFDQTSLKGIDISSSTFDTLTVSMEKLAGCKVSSHQAIQFATLMGLIVKE; encoded by the coding sequence ATGAAAATCGATTCACCTAGAATTTCACCTGATCGATCGACTAAGAGGTTCCATGATATCTTTTATGAAGAGGATTCCATCTTAGAGATGTGCACCATTGTGGATTCTGTGTTTGAAAATGAAGTGGTTGATCGCGTGCGGTTATCGAATGCGGTGGTGAAAAATTGCAGGTTCAACCAAACGGATTTCGGAAGCGGCGATTTTACGGACGTGTGTTTTGAGAACTGTGATTTTTCCAATGTCAATTTGAGTAAGGCTTCTATTCATCGCGTAGAGTTTAAAAATTGTAAGCTGGTCGGTGTGAATTTTGCAGAGTCGAGCTTTGGAAACGTTGGATTTACGAATTCGGTGTTGAATTTGGCGACCTTCGGAAATTCGAAGCTGGAGAAGGTAGTTTTTCAGGATGTTTCTTTGAGGAATACCGATTTTTATGATTGTAAGCTTAAGAAAGTGGACTATCAATTCTGTCAGCTCGATGGAGCAAACTTTGATCAAACATCATTAAAAGGAATCGATATTAGTTCCTCCACCTTTGATACACTCACAGTTTCCATGGAAAAACTAGCTGGCTGCAAGGTATCCTCCCATCAGGCAATTCAGTTTGCGACGTTGATGGGATTGATTGTTAAGGAGTAG
- a CDS encoding 5'-methylthioadenosine/S-adenosylhomocysteine nucleosidase: MKNKMGKKFTSLVTIGALLLLMFAGYRSTIVKETKVEAAQRPILIEGPMPIEAEKFAQRLDKVKVEKSGTFVFYKGKLDNYPVIVAKTGKGMENTAAATAIAIEKYNPIAIINQGTSGGHDPKLNVFDIVLGKRTTNIGSLKTESKNENEGMDPSQWNPMDLMASEGSGSDPNAEKIRYYEGDKDLLAAANAVKDTYTKGKVVEGTIGSADVWNNEVDRIKWFHTNYGTSVEEMEGAAAAQIADAYNVAFLGIRILSNNKTNGGAYNPNTATANQEYVYEVVKQYISTIKR, translated from the coding sequence ATGAAAAACAAAATGGGTAAGAAATTTACTTCCTTGGTCACTATTGGTGCCCTATTATTATTGATGTTTGCGGGGTACCGCTCCACTATTGTAAAGGAAACAAAAGTAGAAGCTGCTCAAAGGCCGATTCTCATTGAGGGCCCGATGCCAATAGAGGCTGAAAAATTTGCTCAGAGATTAGATAAAGTGAAGGTAGAAAAATCAGGAACGTTTGTTTTTTATAAAGGAAAGCTAGATAATTATCCTGTCATTGTGGCGAAAACAGGCAAGGGAATGGAAAATACAGCAGCGGCTACGGCTATTGCAATTGAAAAATATAACCCAATCGCCATCATCAACCAAGGTACATCTGGTGGACATGATCCGAAGTTGAACGTATTTGACATTGTGTTAGGAAAAAGAACGACCAATATCGGTTCCTTAAAAACAGAAAGTAAGAATGAAAACGAGGGGATGGATCCATCTCAGTGGAATCCGATGGACCTGATGGCTTCTGAAGGAAGTGGATCGGATCCAAATGCTGAAAAAATCCGTTACTACGAGGGCGATAAGGATTTACTCGCAGCTGCGAATGCGGTGAAGGATACATACACAAAGGGGAAAGTGGTAGAGGGGACAATCGGATCAGCGGATGTTTGGAATAATGAAGTGGACCGAATTAAATGGTTCCATACCAACTATGGTACATCTGTTGAAGAAATGGAAGGTGCAGCGGCCGCACAGATCGCTGATGCTTATAATGTAGCCTTTTTGGGTATTCGAATTCTATCTAATAATAAAACAAATGGCGGAGCCTACAACCCTAATACGGCAACAGCCAACCAAGAATATGTCTATGAAGTCGTAAAACAATATATTTCTACGATTAAAAGGTAA